A stretch of DNA from Coccidioides posadasii str. Silveira chromosome 1, complete sequence:
TTGTTATGGAGGAGAGAATAGATTTTGACATCAACGAATCGCTGAAGTACTATCTCAGCGATCCCGCCTCTGTCCCCACGCCCGAAGCCGACCCCGAACTCTTAGATTGCGAGTCGGATCCTGAATCGCTAACACTGCTTTTAATCGATGGAGTTCTGGATACAATAGTCGATGCGGTGGCAGAGAACCCTGATGGGCTCTCTCGACGTGGATATTTTGATTCGCTGCAGTTTCTCCTCAAGTCTGCACCTACTTTTCGTAACGTCCAACAATACCATCGACTAGGGCATGATTCTGAAACCTTTGATCAATTTAGATTTCCTGTTGTGCTTCCCACAAAAGCTTTGAGCAAAATTTTAGACCTTGTTGTCTCGGGGCTCGCTGCTGAGGCGGACGTTGTCCACAATGATCTCGAATCCGATGAAACCGAAATTATACCGCACCACAAGAAGTTGCTAGAAATATACGCCTTCTTATTGCAATGGGCTCTTTCTGCAGTAGAAGCTAAGATGGCAGAAAAACCGGCGGTTCCTGTGCCGATCAGAAGAGGGGCAGGAAAGTCTTCTAAATCAAAAACAGCGACCAAAGAGACAACCTGGGACTCTGCAGCGCAGCTGCAGATTGCCATGGAGACTATGTGCAAGGTATTAAAATTAAAACTGAATAAGATATTCGTGACAACGTCAGATCGCGACACATTTGTCAACTTATTCACGCGTTCCATTTACCTTATTCTTGAGAACGAGCAACGGGTGAGAACCATGGCTATCCGCATGCATGCATTTAAAGTCCTATGTATTGCTGTGAAACATCATGGTCATGCATTCGGTAAGGGGTGTGCTCTATTTCCTAATTTGGAAGATCTAACATATACATTAGGCGCGCAGACCTCGATCGTCCAGAGCCTTACATACTTTGAGCATCTTTCGGAACCTATGGCAGAATTCTTGCATATTCTGGCGGAACAATATGACTATCCACAGTTGTCAGACGAGATTCTTAGGTAAGCATGACAGTTGGACATTTTAAGGGTAGATGCTCACATTTATATGACAGAGAACTAGCTAATAAAGAATTTAACCCAAATGACACCAAGGGACCCAAATCCGTTTCTGTATTCATTACGAAACTGTCGGAGCTTGCTCCACGATTAGTGATCAAGCAAATGACATTATTAGCCAAACAACTTGATAGTGAGGTACATTACGATCTGTATGAGTGCACGTGTTCGAGATATTAACTAGAAGAATAGGTTTATGCTTTACGGTGTGCCGTTATCGAAGTTTGTGGCAATCTCATTATTGATCTAAGCAAACAAGATGAAAGAAGTGAGAATGCAAAAACTCAAATAAACTCATTTTTCGACGTTTTGGAGGAACGGTTCCTCGATATAAACCCGTTCTGTCGATGTCGTGCCATTCAAGTTTACATGAGGCTCTGTGATCTGGACCAGAAATTTCCAAAACGACGCCAAACCGCCGCGGAGCTGGCTTCAAGAAGTCTTGAGGATCGCAGCAGCCATGTTCGCAGGAATGCGATAAAACTACTTGCTAAATTAGTTTCTACTCATCCATTCAGTGTAATGCACGGTGGACAGCTGTCATACAAAGACTGGGAAGGGCGACTGGAAGCTGTCGAGACAGAATTGAACGCTTTGAAACCTCCTCCTGAGACACCAGGTTTGGCAGAAATGGGCCTGGAAAACATGAATATAGACAGTGAGCTGCTGGACGATGCGACTGAATTGCTGGACGAGTCTCCATCTAAGGCGCCAAGAATGACTGATGAACAGAAAGCCGCAGCCATAAAGAAAGCGGAAGAGGAGGCAGCGACATCAGAAATGCTTGCACGGCTGCAACTGACAAGAAAGTACTATCTTGAAGCAATTCGTTTTATTGAGGTTTTACATTCGGCGTCCCACGTCGTTTCACAACTACTCTCATCCCGAAATAAGAGCGAAGTGATCGAAGCAATGGACTTCTTTGTCATTCTTGATGCATACAAAGTCGAAACTGCACGACCTGGCATCCGAAGGATGCTTCGACTAATTTGGACAAAGGGGAATAGTGACGAGGGGAAAGGTGTTCAAAACCATTTGGTTGACTGCTATAAAGGTCTCTTTTTCGACGCACCAACCTCATTTAGCCCTAACGATGCCGCCAACTATATCGCTCGCAATATGATCAGTTTAACTTTTGGTGCTACCCCGGCGGAACTCACTTCGCTAGAGCAACTACTAAGCATGATGATGAAAGCCGGGCATATTCCAGAATTGGTGATTGCGAAGCTTTGGCAAGTATATGGCGTCCAAAAAAGAGATATCTCCCGGACTCAGAGAAGGGGCTCCATAATCGTTCTTGGAATGCTCGCACTAGCGGATCATGACGTGGTTGTGAAAGAAATAGAAACAATGTTACGGATTGGTCTTGGGTGTCTAGGTCGAGCTGATCTTCTTTTGGCTAAATACACTTGCATTGCGCTAAGAAGGATGAAGCCGGGCCGTCAAGCAAAGGCAACCGACGTTACATCTCCAAGACTATCCAATGATCATGCTGTCCTTACCAAGCTAGCCGCCATGACAGAAATTATTTCGGACAGCAAGGAGTGGTATGGCGTTGCTGAGCAGGCAATTAATGCAATTTATGCACTTGCCAAACACCCAGACTGCCTCTGCTCCGACATTGTGCGACGAAAAACTAAATCAGTGTTCCAGCCGCATATACTCTCTCGAAGTTCTCCATTCAACAAAAGCAATGAATCCAGGCTCCATACCCCTGAGCGCCAAGGACCATCACAGAATGTCACTCAGAAGACCAGTCCAGTTGGATTGTCCCAGCTGCTTTTTATAGTTGGTCATATTTCTATCAAACAGATCGTTCATCTCGAATTTTGTGAACAGGAATTTAAACGCCGAAAGGCGGAGCAGGAGAAGAATAGAGCTGTTGATCCTGCCTCACAGAATCAAAACAATGCCCCGGGAGATGATGAGCTTGATCTTATCGGTGGTACAACCGAGGATGAT
This window harbors:
- the YCS4 gene encoding Condensin complex subunit (BUSCO:25020at4751~EggNog:ENOG410PHFI~COG:L~BUSCO:573at33183) — translated: MEERIDFDINESLKYYLSDPASVPTPEADPELLDCESDPESLTLLLIDGVLDTIVDAVAENPDGLSRRGYFDSLQFLLKFPVVLPTKALSKILDLVVSGLAAEADVVHNDLESDETEIIPHHKKLLEIYAFLLQWALSAVEAKMAEKPAVPVPIRRGAGKSSKSKTATKETTWDSAAQLQIAMETMCKVLKLKLNKIFVTTSDRDTFVNLFTRSIYLILENEQRVRTMAIRMHAFKVLCIAVKHHGHAFGAQTSIVQSLTYFEHLSEPMAEFLHILAEQYDYPQLSDEILRELANKEFNPNDTKGPKSVSVFITKLSELAPRLVIKQMTLLAKQLDSEVYALRCAVIEVCGNLIIDLSKQDERSENAKTQINSFFDVLEERFLDINPFCRCRAIQVYMRLCDLDQKFPKRRQTAAELASRSLEDRSSHVRRNAIKLLAKLVSTHPFSVMHGGQLSYKDWEGRLEAVETELNALKPPPETPGLAEMGLENMNIDSELLDDATELLDESPSKAPRMTDEQKAAAIKKAEEEAATSEMLARLQLTRKYYLEAIRFIEVLHSASHVVSQLLSSRNKSEVIEAMDFFVILDAYKVETARPGIRRMLRLIWTKGNSDEGKGVQNHLVDCYKGLFFDAPTSFSPNDAANYIARNMISLTFGATPAELTSLEQLLSMMMKAGHIPELVIAKLWQVYGVQKRDISRTQRRGSIIVLGMLALADHDVVVKEIETMLRIGLGCLGRADLLLAKYTCIALRRMKPGRQAKATDVTSPRLSNDHAVLTKLAAMTEIISDSKEWYGVAEQAINAIYALAKHPDCLCSDIVRRKTKSVFQPHILSRSSPFNKSNESRLHTPERQGPSQNVTQKTSPVGLSQLLFIVGHISIKQIVHLEFCEQEFKRRKAEQEKNRAVDPASQNQNNAPGDDELDLIGGTTEDDFTEAMAHIRERELLFGERSLLTNFGPLVAEICANNNTYSDRNLQAAATLCMAKLMCVSGEYCERNLPLLITIMERSEDPIVRSNAVIALGDMAVCFNHLIDENTDFLYRRLNDNDISVKRTCLMTLTFLILAGQVKVKGQLGEMAKCLEDEDKKIADLARMFFTELASKDNAVYNHFVDMFSLLSAEKNLDEDSLRRIIKFLAGFVEKDKHAKQLAEKLAARLARCDTEKQWNDVAYALGLLPHKNEEISRIVSAGFKVVKSTA